Within the Miscanthus floridulus cultivar M001 chromosome 2, ASM1932011v1, whole genome shotgun sequence genome, the region TCGGTTCTATCCGGAACCGAACCGATACCAAACTTGGTTGGTTCCATGTTTTTTGAAGAACCAATCGGTACTGGTTTTCTGAGAACCGAACTTCTTCAAAAATCGAAGAACCGATCAGTTCGGTTCGGTAGAACCGAACGCCCAGGGCTACTCACACGTTCACGTCCTACTCAGTTCCGACTTGAAGACCGAATCCACGTGTCCACGTCCGATACAAAATCCTCAGAGCTCACGCGTCCACATCAATTACTGAGGTTCAATTCAAATATTTTTAACCCGGTGCAACGCAGGAGCATATGTCTAGTACCAAAGAAAAAAATCTGAAAAAAATCGTGAACACGCAGCAAACTAAAAAAAAACAATCGTGAACGCCCAACAAACATTAAttaacaaagaaaaaaaaacagatcgTGAACGTGCAGCAAACATAAAAAAATCGTGAACGTGCAGCAgacattaaaaaaaagaaaaaaaagaaaaaatccgACCTGCCGGATTCGAACCAACAGCGAAAGTTACATGAAAGAATCATTTTGGTAAACGCTTTTTCATCCTCAAGAATGGCTTGGTGCACCTTGTATCCAACTGAGCTAAGGGCTTGTTTGTTTGGGCTTCCTCGGGACTCTTGGACTTTCAAAAGGTCAAAGGCTCCCGAAAGCCGAAAACCAAAAGCTAGGCTTCTAGCTTACCAGAGTTGTTTTGCTTTTGAAAAATCCAAAAGCTAGTAGTCTAAAGGTAGCCAAAAGCTCCAACAAAGAGGATCAAAGGTTTAGAATGACTTGGTGCTTATATTACCCGAAAGAGGAACCGAAAAAGAATTCACAAAAGCTTTGTGATGGCCTCAGTAAAAAGAAAAAACAGGGCCTCAAGCTGCCCAGCAAATACCCATGATTGGTCATTTGTAGTTGTAGGTTGCAGTCTTGGGCTTTTTCACGGTTGCCATTCCACCCCGTCTACCAAACAATAGAAGCTCccctcaaaaataaataaaaaaaaaacaatagaaGCTTTGCTCGAAAAaggaaaacaaacaaacaaaaggaAGTCGCCAAAAGACCTTCCCGGTACCGGCAAAGGCCACAGGCACCAACGCAGGTAAAGAGTCGCAATTCTTCTGTGGTCTCGCCATGGACTTCCAATGGTAGCGTGTTGTCCACTCCCAGGGCCACTATGGGTTTCCTTGCTCTTTAGTTTTTGCCGAAAGCTGCCTGCACATGGATTGAAATTTTAAAGAAATAAAGCCGCAATCCGGGTCCAAAGAATCATTACGGCAGGTTACGATCAGCTTCAGTCTCTATTCCTGCACGACTGCCTGTGCTTTGTATTATTTGCTCTTGCAAGGTGctagttttttctttctcttgcaTCCACACGTCACACACGCATGAAAAAGTTTCACTAGCATTGGGTAGAAGTAGAAATAGAATGGTACTACTAGTTTGGTGAgactagaaaaaaaagaaagtcaGGGATACTTTCGTCAAGACCGACCGATGTCGTCTCGCCTGCTCTCAAAAATGAGacgccattataaaagatcgtaatccctgtgtgtttttgaaaaaattcagcggtcttcagtgtTACTATTTCAACTTTTTCGTGTcttccatgccacttccgtcagtttgggccaAACGCCATcgaactgcaggtgtgaaaagacgaaaatacccttaagttcaaatatgttgttaatttttttttagcatcttaacgacttcaaatgaaaaaactcaaaactagaaagttatagatctcgtcgagatctataattttcatataaattttttttatttaatttcgcaaaaaaaataatatgatttttctaagatatattaatcatatcaaatcatatttttttacaaaattaaatgaaaataatttttatatgaaaattatagatctcgacgagatctacaactttctagttttgagttttttcatttgaagtcgttaagatgttcaaaaaaaattaataacatatttgaacttaagggtattttcgtctttttcacacctgcagtttgacggcgttagagtcaaactgacggaagtggcatggagtaCACGAAAAAGTTAAAGTAGTGAAGctaaagaccgctgaatttttctaGAAACACACAGaagattacgatcttttataatgacacGCAGTAAAAGTCTCTTCAAAAATCATACAACCACCAACTAAAAAAGCGCACGCGCACACGCATCCCCGCAGTCCACTTCCACTAGCGCAGCTGCCTCTTCTCTCCTTCGCGAGCCCCGAAGGTAGCCGGAGCAGAGAGCGCCACTAGCTAGCCAGCCCGCCACCGGCACCGACGCATGGCGGGGGCCGGGGACAAGGTGGACTATGTCTTCAAGGTGGTGCTGATCGGCGACTCGGCGGTGGGCAAGTCGCAGATCCTAGCCCGCTTCGCCCGCAACGAGTTCAGCCTCGACTCCAAGGCCACCATCGGCGTCGAGTTCCAGACCCGCACCCTCGTCATCGACCACAGGAGCGTCAAGGCCCAGATCTGGGACACCGCCGGCCAGGAGAGGTACCAGCAACTACCGCATCCGTCCGCCTCGCCGCTCTGCTCCCGATCCTATCCGCTGCTTTACTCACTGGTCGTCTCTTGCGCAAATCATGCTCCTCGATCCGTTCCTCTTGCGCATTTTAGATCTCTGTGGACTGTAGCGGTAGCTGAAACGTTGAGCGCAATGGTGGATCTCTACTTGTGAAATGTTTGCTTTTTTTGCGCGTTCACACCTACCTTACCAGCACAGGACAATGTGCTGCTAGGTGATTAGATCTGGCAACTCTTCTTTGCTTATGGTGCAGTGCTTTTACTCAAGTCATGCGCATGCTTCAGTTAGTCTTTAACTGTTGAGGCAGGACGAATGCAATCATTTTTGTTGGCTTCTACTTGCTCTGTAGTTTTAGAAACCGTGATTTGAGGAAGTAAACTGTGCTGTGGttagtagtggtggtggtggttctgAATTGACAGAAGTTGTTTGACAGGGAGCTTGAGCAAATGGGAACAATATTATTCGCTTGAACTACCCggacttttcagcgaacgaacggtACTTTCCTCTCCCAACAAATCGgcgtaagccaaatttcagcaaaacgaacaggGCCTGCTCATCTGCTGTCCGATACTGGACGTTCTTTAATGCACAATTGACAACACCTTTACACAATGAACAGGCCTGCTAGACGTACTATGAAATGCTATGCAATAATTTAAAACCTTTGAAAAAAAATTGTTTGTTGGAGACCTCTATGATGGGAGGCCTACCATGTTGGTTGGATTTTAGCTGCATTGCTTCTGCACTATGTCATGGTTCCTCGCTTGGTCACAAACTCTTGTCAGCTGTCAGCATGTCATTACTCCTTTTTGAGCAAATATGCCTTACTAGCTTGAGCCTGCAAGACATGCTCACGTCCTGTTAATAGAACTGGAAGAATTTCGTAGGAGTAGAATACAAACATCAATTTGTCATTATCTTCTTCAGTCAACAAAATTCTTTACTCTTGACAAGAAAACTTACAATGTGCATGATTCACACTCTCGAAGTACTCTGCATATTACAATCATCACTTGCTTTAGACTTGTTCATGATATTATAGTGTTTGAAGCATTCCGATTAGCGGAGTGCTGACCCATGGAAATTCGTATCCGTGGCCTTAGAGCATGACATCTTTAGGCGTCGTGACTTTTTGTGCCTGCTTTCCATCACTTTTTTTTCATGAACTTCTCATGCTGAGTTGCTGGCTACACCCAACTACTACAGGTACAGAGCTGTGACAAGCGCTTATTACAGAGGTGCACTGGGAGCTTTGCTGGTCTATGACATCACTAGACGCCAGAGCTTTGATCATATACCCCGCTGGCTTGATGAACTCCGAGCCCATGCTGACAAGAACATTGTGATAATGCTGGTTGGCAACAAGAGTGATCTCGAGGAGCAGCGAGCCGTGAGCACTGAAGATGCCAAGGAGTTTGCCGAGAAGGAGAATCTCTTCTTCCTGGAGACCTCTGCGCTCCAGGCAACAAACGTAGAGAGTGCTTTTCAAACTGTCTTGACAGAGATCTTCAAAATTCACAGCAAGAAGAACATGGTGTCGGAGCCAAAGAGCAATGGAGCTGCCCCAGCAATGCCAGGGACGAAGGTCCTTGTCCCAGGTCCGGCCCAGGAAATCCCAAAGAGCAAGTGCTGCAGTTCCATGTGATGCTTCTGCGTTTGGTGCTGGGTGTGTTCAAAATATTCACTCAATATTTGTTTTGGTTGTAAACCCCCTGCTGAAATGCTTGGATTTTGGCGGGATTGTGTTGGAACACTGGTGTATTTTAGATATTTGTCACAATTGTGGCACGAGGGAAGGATGTGCTGATGTATTGGTTGGTTCTCTAATTGATATGTTTTATCCCTGGTGCAAATATCTGTAGCACTGATTGTTTTCGAGATACCAGTTGTGAATCTGCCGTGTCCTCAAGAATCCAGTCACCTAACCTGCTAGTTTGCAATAATATTTGATCTCTGGAGCTATAAACGGTAAAAGATAGAATGTGATGCACAGGTCTATCAGCTCAGCTAGGCAGGGGTGGAAATCCAAAAAATGAAGGCAAAGATAAAATGTGATGCACCGGTCTATCAGGTAGGAGAAAATAAATATGAGAAAAGATAGATCTATCAGCTCAGTAGTAGAAAAAATCCATAAAATGTGCTGGCACGGACTGATATCTGCTCAGCAGGGCAAAAAAAATCCAATGATAGAGAAAAATACTGGGAaagacaacaaagaaacaaatgacAAAAAAGATGGTGGTCTGTTTTAGTAGGAGACTGGGCCTGAAACGGGCCGATGATGCTGCGGCCTGTTATCCTCCCACCGTTGGAAGCGGGCAGTGATCGCTGCTCTGTGAAGCCAGCCTCACGCCGTTCCTGCCACTTTAGGTCCAGGGAGGCCCAGAGCTTTCGCCCAAGCCTCCGCTGGCCACAACCAACTTGGAACGGGCAGGCCACACAGGCACACCACAGACCCAGGACCAGACCCCGCACCAAACATCCACACCACCTTGATGCCCCCACTTGGGTTACAAGCCCACGCAACTGAACTCGGCGAGCGTGGGCTAAGAAGACAGCAATTTAAGCTGGTGCTGCGCAGCTTAGAGTGGCGATGTGGTACTAAACAGAGGAACAAGCGGCTGCTACACTGGCCTCCTTTCAGACTTTTTTTTGGcttctttcttgagcaaaactTGTCGATGCAACCGGTGAGGCAGTGACTGCATGGATGATTTAGACTCAAGTCACTCAACGATGCGCAGTTCTTTTTACCAACAGTTGGTGTTTTAAAGTCTTGATGACAAATTGACAATTCCTACTTGTTAGAGAAGTCTTCATTCATAGAATGGTATTTTCTTAGAAAAAGGGGGAAAATGCAGCTGACACTTTCCCATGATTACCGATGCGACACTGGTACGAAAGAGGCTCTGGTTTTGAAAGAGCACAGGGGACAGCGTAACATTGAATGAATCAAGTGAAATGCATCAGGTTTCCTCGAGGGGGGATTAGGGAGGAGGATTACAGCGCCCAGCAAGTCCAACGGCCCGCTGCCAGTTTTGTTCTCAAGAGCGGTGCGCCCACGGCCCATCCATCCAAAACGCCAAGAGCAGATTTGCTGTCCCGCAGAGACCACGTCGGCAACTCGGCATCGCTGCCCTTGGTCCCAGCAGCCGCAGAACACACGCGGTTCAGCGTCCACGAAGAAGCGAACGGCGGCCGCGCGGCTCAAGTAGACGGACGGACACGGGACCCGTCCCCCGGGATATCTAACTATTTGCCACTCTTGCGGTGGCTGCCTCTCCGTTTACCAATTTTATCGTACCAATTACAAAATTACCCGAGAAAATAGTATCCAGACTAATATTTTGCCATTTTCGCTGACGTGTCATGCCATATCAGCGCGCCAGCGTGGAAGTTAACGCTTCCGTCTCCGCTGACCAACGGCGCCATGGCCTTTCAGTTCCACTTCCACCagcagccgccatggccgccgaggcAGCAGCTGAGTGCCTGCACCCGGGCCTCCCTCGTTGCCGGCCCTGACACTGGAACGTGGTGGCTGAAACGAAGCTGCCGCTAAGGATTCGGGGGATCTTTTGCTGCGCCACGACCACGAGCTGGCTGCTTGACTGATACGGCTTGCTCCTCCTGGCTCCTGGGCTCGGCATGACGAGGGGAGGCGGCAAGGAGGAGCTGGGGAAGGTGATGGGCCCGCTGTTCCCGCGGCTCCACGTCAGCCACGCAGGCAAGGGCGGCGGCCCGCGGGCTCCGCCAAGGAACAAGATGGCGCTCTACGAGCAGCTCACCGTGCCGTCCAATCGCTTCAGCTCCCGCGCCTCGGGGGCCAGCCTCGTGCCCTCCACGTCGGCTGCCCAGGTGAGCCCGCTCGCTGTTTGCTCTGCTTTCAGGATCGAGTTTCCCGTCGCGCCAACGCAGAATTCGTCTCTTCAGTTCAACCCCCGTTCTCCCTGTGTTGTTTGTTGCTGAGTTTACCCCGTGCCAAACTAAGGCAAACCTCTGTCTCTGtgcttgcatttgcatgtttagagGGGAAAAAGTCCCAGAGGGGTGACTCTGCTGCTACCAACTTTCCTATTTTTTCCTGCTGTTGCCCAAGCTGCTAAGTGAGCTTCCGTTTTTGTTGCTTCTTGGCAACTACTGTACTTCTTTCAAACATTGAAAATTAATTACTGACATGCATCCTAACAACTTTTCTGTGAGCGCAATTACCGAACCTGCAAACCCATAGTAGTATATATGTTGGCCTAGCACACGGGCATGTGATCTGTATGTCCACAACTAATTCCTTTGGGGCGCCATCTGCAAACAAGCTTTTGGATCGAGGACGCTCACTCAGTATTCTAGATATTTTTTTGCTAATTATGTGTGACAAAACTTGGTAGGAAGTTTCTAGTTTTCTAGTACATAAATAGAAAGGATCACAAGCTAAGAGAGGATATGGTCAAGAATCAGTTCAAAAAGCTAGAGGGCCAGCGCATGACACATTTATTTGCAGGTTCATTTGTTAGGATCCTCAGCGTGTATG harbors:
- the LOC136540489 gene encoding protein HEADING DATE 3B-like gives rise to the protein MTRGGGKEELGKVMGPLFPRLHVSHAGKGGGPRAPPRNKMALYEQLTVPSNRFSSRASGASLVPSTSAAQILVSSTYQGPHHFLFVMTRMIYAGELWMHSGGEFL
- the LOC136540488 gene encoding ras-related protein Rab11D-like, with translation MAGAGDKVDYVFKVVLIGDSAVGKSQILARFARNEFSLDSKATIGVEFQTRTLVIDHRSVKAQIWDTAGQERYRAVTSAYYRGALGALLVYDITRRQSFDHIPRWLDELRAHADKNIVIMLVGNKSDLEEQRAVSTEDAKEFAEKENLFFLETSALQATNVESAFQTVLTEIFKIHSKKNMVSEPKSNGAAPAMPGTKVLVPGPAQEIPKSKCCSSM